In Selenomonas sp. TAMA-11512, a genomic segment contains:
- a CDS encoding peptidoglycan recognition family protein, whose protein sequence is MHIKIFLFALLLPLFSLLTGASVRAAEAPVIIDKPVVWSDERARLAEEYAQRHYGRAMTEIVPQAVVVHWTAGNTWESAYHHFYRAAASDGTVNYAAHFIVDRDGTIFRILPETTMGRHIIGYNWCSVGIENVGGVGGAEDLTNAQLAANIALIRYLHDKYPTIRYVFGHYQQDQARESGLYIEYVAGYRSVKTDPGKIFMAGLRAALRGDDLLFYDD, encoded by the coding sequence TTCTGTCCGCGCCGCCGAAGCGCCCGTCATCATTGACAAGCCGGTCGTATGGTCGGATGAGCGGGCGCGATTGGCGGAGGAATACGCGCAGCGCCACTACGGACGGGCAATGACGGAGATTGTCCCGCAGGCTGTCGTCGTACACTGGACGGCGGGAAACACATGGGAGTCCGCCTATCATCATTTCTATCGTGCGGCGGCAAGCGACGGCACGGTAAACTATGCCGCGCATTTTATCGTTGACCGTGACGGCACGATTTTCCGCATCCTGCCCGAGACGACGATGGGCCGGCACATCATCGGCTACAACTGGTGCTCCGTCGGGATCGAGAACGTCGGCGGCGTGGGCGGCGCGGAGGATCTCACAAACGCGCAGCTCGCCGCGAACATCGCGCTGATCCGCTATCTCCATGACAAATATCCGACAATTCGCTATGTGTTCGGACATTATCAGCAGGATCAGGCGAGGGAGAGCGGTCTGTATATCGAGTATGTCGCGGGGTATCGCTCCGTCAAGACGGATCCCGGCAAAATATTCATGGCGGGCCTGCGCGCGGCTCTGCGCGGAGACGATCTGCTCTTCTACGACGATTAG